CGATACGCATCTCCTCTGGCACCGATATTTATGATTCATGCTTTATTAGTTTgcgctccgcggctcgtgcTTCCGATAATTTAACCGCGCATTTTCGCGTGCGGTTCGAACCAGCCTCGACTGTCTCCGGCTCTTTATCGTCGTCGTAAATGTGACACGCGTAACGTAAACTCCTGCCATCCGCTTTATTCCTGCCGCCGTGCAAAATGTGCCTGGTGTCCCCGGTCGATCATTGCCACCGTCGTTATCCGTTATTAAATACGACATGTTTCAGAGCTGTAGGTACAATCTCCGCTGATTAAAGACGTCTCGTTCCATTAGCAGTGGACGGGTCTCATTAAGCCTTGCGCCGCATTCCTGTACCagtgtttactattttcatTGAGAAAAGAGCTATACCCTGTCCCAGTTCTTAGAACCACCGTATGCAACACAGGACTCGAGTGTTTCCTGCCGCCACCTCCGCCCCCGCCACCTCCGGTCGCAACGTCGAAAAGCAACGACGTACTAAATAGGACGGAGCACCAGCAACCGGAGCAGCCGATAAAGACAGAGCCGACAACGACCAATTCATCGACCAGCGAAATCGCGGCGAACCTGACGACGGCACAAGCACCGGTCGCGTCGTTCCCCAGCCTTCCCGTGCCGACGCCGTACATCATGCACCCGACGATGCAGCCGCACACCCCCGGGCAGCCAGCTACACCCTGGTGGATACCAACGGACGCGGACACGTCGGAGCTCTACGCGCGGTGGTACAACACCACTTACAAAGCGGCGGCCGCGACGGTCACGTCGCCGACGCTACAAGTGCCCGGGAAAGCGAAGAGCAAGCACCACAAGCGAAAGAGCGAGTTCATCGATCCTGCCCAAGATGCAGGTAAACAGGGAAAGGTTTGATACCCGCGGGATACTGTTGGAACACGCTTCGATTTGAGAATTCGCGTCCGTCACTCTCGGTGCCCATCAGATTATATGATTGAGAAATCGGAATCCAGATTCCAGTGGCGGTTGGGCTAATTAAAGATTGATTTATGTTTCTATTTCGCAGAGAAAGTCGCGAGCGCCCAGAGGGAACTGTCGGCACTAATGAAACCGCTGAAATGCGATCTGTGCAATGCAGTTGTAAGGCTCGATTACTTTATCCGATGAGAATACTGTAGATCCTGTTGAATAACACCGTGTTTTATCGAGTCTTGTCTGAATCGAAGCGCGTGTACCCTCGCGCGACCATTACAACGGGACGAATGATTTTCAGATGAACTCCACGCTGCAGGCCAAGCTCCACTACGACGGGAAGCCGCACCAGAAGAAGGTGTCCATGTTTCTAAATCAGAGCGTGAAGAAGCTGAAGACCGAGGACGGCCAAGTGACTAGCACCACCACCGACTGGCAAAACTATTGTGACGTAAGTAGCAGCCCCCCAAAAAGAAGGAGGTCCCTCGACTTTCTACGATCGAATGTTCCCTTTTTCCAGATCTGTAAGACGTGGTTCACGTCGCAAACGGATGCGACGCAACACTACGCCGGTAAAAAGCACATTAGAGCGGCGAACGGCGGTCGTCGTGCGAGGTACAGAGATGCATACTTGTCTCTAATTATTCTTACAATTAGATATCTGTAGCTGTGTCAGCCGAGTTCGTCATACCAGAGCGTTGAATTCTGCAGGCCGTCGAAGAAGTCTCAAAATCAAAGTCAGTACAGTCAATTAGATCCGAGCGGCCGATTCGGGATAGGGCTGGCATTCCAGCCGGAAGTGCAATCGACACCGGCGCAGCCGGTCGTACCTGAGGGTACCGCGTCGGTACCGACCCCGGCGACAGGGCCCATCTACACACCACCGCCTTATCCGACGCCGTTGCGTTGCGATCTGTGCGGAGTCTCGGCGAATCGGCAGGACCAATTAGAAACGCACAAGCGGGGCGCCAGGCACTTGCGAATGCTCAGGCTGAACGGGTTGCCCGTTCCGGAGGCTGGTAAGTACCCGATTCAGAATAGTCGAGGAGCaagcagaaagaaagaaagaaagaaggtgaTTAATGTTTTTCAGCTACCGAGAACGACACCGCCCCCACCACGCCTGGACCTATAGATTATTCTATCTACCGAACACCATCGGGTAAGGATACGATCCGCGGGGAGGAGAGCGCTATCATCGGCCCTGCCTTTTTAATAAACCCTTTCCCTTGCAGGCCAGTATTATTGCGCGCCGTGCAATCTGTCGCTAAACTCGGAGAGCACGTTCGCTCAGCACGTGGAGAGCAAGAAACACAAAAACCAGTCGAACCCAAAGTCCCCGTCTAACTCCGTGGTGGTATCGAAGAAAGCCAGATTCAAGAAGAAATAAGGCCACGGCGTTCGGGGCATTGTGCGCGCGTATTCTACATTTTCCCCCCGCCCATTGTTTTCACCGAGACGTGTTTCTGTCATTTCCCTTCGGTTACGCAGATGTATTGTCGCTGCGCCAAGGCAGCGCGCGGTGATCTgtggagaaagaaataaaactcTTGTTCGATATAGCTGTGTCACCAATGTCGCTGACTTCCAGGAGGAAGTCAGTAACCCCTCGCGGCCGAGACGTCTCGGCGGGCTCGCCGCCTAGACTTGgcagaaaattatgaattaaTGCGAAGATAGATCCGATCGTCTCGCGGCTGATGAGCAAGATAAGTCTGTTAGCGCGCGagcatatttaaattaaataccgATTAACTCTAAATTCGATTGCCAGTCAGCCGAACGGTTATTCGAACGGTAGCTCGTTAACCGTCTCTCGGAGGCAACGCGACTAATCGGCTACATTTATTCAATTACGAAACCATTAGCTCCGAGTCGCGCCGGGGAGCGTCGAGTCGCTCGATTCGCGAAATCGCACTCGCGTAAACTAGCCAGCGTTTTATCGCACACGCGTGAAATTTATGCGTCGCTGCCTCTTGATCTTCCGCAGAATTTACGACCGAGCGAACGAGCCGTGTCGAACCCTCCTCTATTAATTACCTCCTAACACACGTATGATGGATCAACGTTTCCAGCCTGTCTCTGCTATCGTCTACTCGCGACAAGTATACGAATACGTCGACATAATGTTAAGTATGAATCAGCCGAGGACCCTGGCGCTAGCGTTCGCGATAGCCAGAAACAGCGAGCAGAAGCGTAGCGAACTCTGTGCCGCGAGAGAAAGAACTAGCCAACTGCCGGCATATTTCGAGGGAATAAAATTAGTCGTCGTTAGGCCGAGCGAAGAAAGGAATTCCTCGTAAAAATTTCAAGAGTACCGCGCCGCAGCTATTAAAAGAAGACCAAAAATCTAGGTGGCATAGATGTTCGGTCTTGAAAATTCCTCTAAAACCGTGCCCTCCTCCCACAACCCGCATTCCgccgattttctaaaaaaactctTGCCGTAGCAATTTAGCTGCCCGACTATTTTCTTCCGACGCTTCTTTTTGCCTTTCCGTCCCCAGAGCTTCAACTCCCGCTATCCCACTAGCGACCAGAGATTAGGATCGTCCTCGCAACGGACTTGTAGATCGTTGGTTTATACCTGCGCTTCGGATTTTTATGACCCCCGGTTCCACTCTCAACGTGTCCCCCTTCTTTTTATTCCTCGCTGCGTCCTACTCCCAATCCACGACATCACCCGAAATCCCTTTTCCATCTTCTCGTCTCGTACACATGCCCACACGCTACTATTTCTCCTACGGCCCTCTTCTTACCACGGGGCGACCGGAATGTTAATTTCTGCGCAACAGGAACGCAGGAGAAGATGGACGAGATAACCCGGCGGAGGTAGGAAAGTTTTCCGAGGCGGGGCGAAAATTAACCCGTGAAACAATAATAATGGGAACAGTGAGCCGCGATGGGAACGGGTGCGAGAGAATCGATTCGTCACGCGGCCAGGTGTAATCCGCGTAAAAACTTATCAATCATCGCGCGTCCGCTCTGAAATTCGGTGGAATTCCTCCCGATGACTGGGGGGAATTCCTGAGAACCTCCGGAAGAGCGCGAACCGTGTTCACCTGGGATAGTCGACGAAACGATGGTACAGCGAAAGAGATCGAGCGATCGATTCGAAGTTTAAGCTGCGTATCGCTTCGACTTGCCGGTGCTTCCAACTGTTCTAATATCGTAATTTACCCGGGACGATAAATTCCTCTGCGACGAAATACATTCCCCAGAGGATCCTATAAAAGCCCGCCGACGTATGGCGCGTTACGACCGGCAGTTATGAAGTTGTTCGCGCAGAGATCCTCTTCCGTGGTCGCGTGGATCCACTTTATTAACAGAACACGTATCGATCGGCGTATCGTCTCGGGTGATGGGCACCGTGGAATTCAGACGCGATCGGTAAATGGGCAAGTCCATCGCCGCGGGGCAGTCGTTTCTAAAAACGGGCCGCGACCGTTGAAAGATTCGTTTCATTGTTAGAAGCGGGGCTATTAGAATTTCTAATAGCGCCTGCGACACGGATCGCGGCTAAGTCCTACGACTCGGAGCTCGTTCCGTTAATCATTCCCCCCTCGCTGAAGTCTGCGAGAGTGTAGCAGTCGCGCGAGGCGGTCTAATAAGCCGGCGGCTGGGTCCACCGCGAATTTTCTTCTCGCGCGAAAAGAAGCTTCTCATTTCTAATTCCGCTAACGAACGGCTAAATGAGTTAGCGCGGGAAACGGTACCGCCGGCGAGCAGCAGCGGCCGCTCCTTTGTCTCGCCGAAAGCATTGTTCCAGCTGAGAGTATGAATCGGTAAAAAACAGCGTCCGAAAGGCGAGCGACCGAGCGGGAACGCGAGAAGATTTCTTTTCCGCCCGGCTCGCCGGCCCTCGGACAAATTCGTGCAATTATTTCTCGATTAGGCGAGATGACCGGGGCCAGATTGCCTCGCTGTATTACAGCCGAGCGGAAGAGGAACGACGGCGTGCAGCGTGCGGTCCTAATTTCCTACGAATCGCGGAAATTTCGCGGCCACGTCGCGGCCTGCCTTTAATAAGACGTTTTTTGCGAATCTGCCGGCCGGGCGAGGGGGGCGAAGGAGACGCGGCGAGGCGGCAGGCGGAACGAAAAGAGGGATAAAAAGAGATCGGGCGCGCATCTCCCGGTGGGGCTGACCTTGCAGGTCTTCACGGGCCACCAATGTAGACCgacaagaaaatagaaaatcctGGTGCCCCTAAATGCGGGCGGTGTGATGTCATGCGGAAATAGCCGTCCGTCTATGCTTATGTGTAGTTGGCTGCCGCCACCGCCGCGACGACACAGAAAGGGGAGTCGAGGGATCCTGATCGCTCGACCGATTACCCCCGTCACTGGGCTTCCAAGGAGCCGATAGATACATTTACCTCCGCGAGCCGCCAACGAAACTTCCTTTGACCAACGCTTTCGATACATTTCCCGCCAAATCGTACCGCACCGACTTAACGCTTTACCATCGAATGGTAAGAAGAACAGACTCGGCAGACCCTTGATCAATTGATCAAGATATTAACGAGATCGAACATGTGCCGAGTGTTTTTCATCGCACGGACAAAGAAATTCATAAGTTTTTCTCAGAACAGGCAGCTGATAACTGAGCGCGTTATCTTCTCGCGAAGGATACGGATAATACGTACATATGCATCACTCGCGATCGTATGATTATCGAAATCCATATTTCCTGCCTCCACCACTGTCGCCCGCTTATCGGCTTCATCCGAGCcaattaattacttattttcaacgcAATCGCAGCACCCGCGGTGAGCGCGGAAATGGGAATTATCGAAGTATCGGATCACGAGGAAACGAGCGGCCGATGCTGTATTGTGGTGTACGGAAGCAGGAAGAGCTATGAAAAGTAAAGATCGCATGCAGTTTAAGTTACTTACCGAGAAGAATCCGGACGGTGGTCTCGGGTTGAACCTGCCTTCAGCTGCCGTCTAATTCCAGCCAGACTCATGATCGATGGAGATAAAGATGTTTACAGGATTGCCGGGACGAGGATCGTCGTGGTAATGGCTCCCCTTTGATGTTCACTTTCGTCCCGATGATAATTCAAGCACAGTGATATCGAAGAACGATATTCCAAAGCACTGACACATTAATCACTCACTTTCGATCGTCATACGGGATCTCATTTCTAATGACACTGCGTAATTACAAGGGAAACGGTGATTTCACAGGCACTCGGTACGGAATCACAGAACACACCGCGACCGGCTCGCGACGTCAATACAGATTCTGAGATTTCTCGATCGGAAACGCTTGAAACTGGTGGATAACACTCACTCGAGCTCGCGGGACTTGTACGAGATCGTTGAGAATCGACAGGCGGCGAATCATTCTGCTAATAGCGTGGAATGACGAGAGAAACCGCAGGCGATAAAACGACGGGTAAAGAACGCGCGCGCGACTAGCAAGTTGCAAGAAATTACCCATGATGCACTTCGAATTAGTCATGTGACCCCCGAAGTACACGAAGTCGCGTATGTACGCAATAGGATTGGTCACGtggtttcaagtttcaagaaGTTACCCAAGATGCATTTCGCTGGGTCATGTGATCACTGGAAAggtaggtcggtcagttgtCGTCGAAAAATTGGCGGACTCGTCGCGCGGTCAATTACTTCGGTacataaaaaaggtaattaactgACCGACACAACCTGCGGAGTCTGTCAGAAAGCATCGTTGTCGATGCCGAGTGTCCCTTGCGCGAATGCGATTCGTTATAACGCAAacataaatgtaatatttttaaacgttttCAAGGTGCATGGTAACGGTGACGGAAAGGATAATAACCTCTCAAGACAGTAGCATCGATGTCGTCTCCGTCGAAGGACAAGCTTCTCCCGTGGCACCTTCGGTGCCAGGAGAACGATCTGTAATATCGATCATCATTTTGCTGCTTGGAACGTAGAAGATTTCAAGGAAAGACTACTGCTATGGAACTGGTACGCGAAAGCAGGACGCTTCGAGTCAGCGACGAAGGAGGAGAAGAGAAAAGGTAAACAGCGACGTAGACAGGCCAAAGcatatttcgaagaatatttcGCTGTTGTCGTCGCCGCCGGCAAAAGTCACCAGAAATTCGTCCGTAACATCGTGGATGGGTATGAGAACGCCCGATGTCATGCCGCCGGCAGGATCGCGCATGCGCCCGGCTTACACTTGACGGGCTCAAAAAATCAATGACCCCTCTCTGCGATGGGCTCGTGTTCGCGTCTTTATTTCCCCGCGTGTTAAGAAGTCGGAGGATAAGAGGTATTCGATTGGCGAGGAGGGCAGGTGGAGGATCGAGGAGCCGTTCGCGGTGGACGAGACGACGAAAATCTGTGGTAGGCGAGGAAGGAGCGAGGAAAATGGTCGGACGACGAGGGTGCAGCCCCGGGTGGTGGCGCTAGTGTAACACGGCCGAATAGCGGTACGGTGAAACCAGCCGAGCAAGCCTCGGCTCGCCTCGCCTTGGCTCGTCGCTTCAGTTCGTGTCCTCTCGCTGTACACGACAGACGTTTCTGAGCCCGGTTTCGCGTCTCCACATCTCTGTTCCGAGAGtgagagatagagagatagaCAGAGGAGGGACAGCGAGAGAgtgagagggaaggagagagggaaagaggatATAAAGAACGAGGACTGTTGTTTTATCCTTCGACGAGTTTCGCGTGACGAGTACGTAAATTCGACGGTGTTCGCGCGTATATTACGAACTGTGCCGCGTCGTGGGTTACGGAAAAAGCGAGTAGACTGAGGGACGCGTGTCTCCCGAGAACGACGCACGAGGTCGTAGTGTTCCGGCCGGCGATCGAGTTTTGTGACTtgtggaagaaaaagaaaaaagtggtGAACCCAGTGCGCGAGTCTGTATCGTCCGCGTCGTGCCAGCCACGGTCTACGTCCGATAAGGGCCCTCCCCCCTTCTTAAATCGAGGATCGATTCCCATTTCGAACGGTTGTCGGCGAGAATTGTCAAGGGGGAGAGAGAGTGAGACGGGAGCAGAGATCGTAGGCCCGTGGTGGCCGCGGCGCGGTGCACCGTCCTCCGTTCTCCGTCCACCTTTCGCGTTGCCGCGAGTGCACGGGATAAAATGGCGCTTGCTTTCGTCCGTGTGCCTCTATCGACCGTGACAAACAATCCGACGATGGAATCGCGTCGACGCCAGTCGCGACGTTTTTGAGTGGCCGAACATTTCGCGGGATCGCATCTCCTTTTCGCACCGCCCGCCCTCTGCCTCTCCCCCGAGCCTGCTCCATCGTTTCGGCGGTTTTAAAGTCTCTTTGCCTGGGAACCCGGCAACCACCATCGCACCATCGCCGAGTCCAGCTCGCCGAGAACTCTTCGTCGCCGGAGAAGAGGAAGATTCCGCGGCGGCCGCTGGTTGCCCAGCCGTCCGGAGGCTGGAATTTTCGGGGCCGAAGCTGCGTCGTCGGCGGAGCGGACTTCCAGGAACACGCGTCGCACCGAGAAAGGTAAATACCGCAAGCTATTTTTCGCGTAGCGGACTCGCAGCCGGCGCGTCGCAATTTCTAGAAATCGGCAGAGCTTTCGTATACGTAGGGCAGGCTGTTGTTTACGCAGGATTGTGTTCACGGCCCTAGGCGAGTGGCAGTTCGGTAGGACGAGGTCACGAGAAATTTTATCTCGGGGCCGCGTCGACAATGGAAGAAAATGCACGTTTTCCGTTCGGTATCCACGGCTTACGACACCAGATATTAACGATCCCAGTGAAAGGCATTGATTCGTTGAACCTCGTATCGCTGTGTCAGGAGTGTGGATTCCGTTCGAACAGGTTTGCTGTTTTAACTCGCGCTGCCTTCGCCTCGCGCCGTGGAAGAACGCTCCTCGGCTCGAGTGCCCGCAATCGCGCGTTCTTTCCAGTTCTTTCGCGCTATGCACAAGCAGGAGGCTGATGTATATAAACCGTTCACGTGCAGCCCGTTCGATGTTGATTTTCAAAGTTCTTTCTCACTCGCGGAACTTGCATTTTTACTCGTTACATTTTTATCGGATAGCGAGGATAAGCGGACGCTTCCGAAGCGTGTAGATACTCGCTGCATTCCTTCACCCATTAATTGGATCGCTCCTCGATCACAGGCAACCTCTGCACGCGATAGCTCGCAAGATAGTTAATTTTGTCTTACCCCGGTTAACGAGTCAAAGCGATTGAAAAAAGGGGGAGCGACGTTGTTTCGCTTACATGAACCGAACACACACGGAGGAGGAAGGTTCGTTATCGGTGTCCGAATCCTTGGAGGCTTTTTTTTCGCCCCGCAATGGCAGTAAGTGCACGGCGCGTCCAGCATTAACGATTCCGTAATTATGCAAATAAATCTGAGAGGGTTGGGGTTCGCGGGCTATTTGAAAGTCCGAGTGACACGCACGCACACGAGAGCCCGGCTGGACGTGTGTACATAGGTAACGCGTGTGTGCACAGTCGACCGTGTACACACGCGCTTTCGCACGCGCCTAAACGTGCCGAACGCGAGAGAGCGGGCGAGCGAGCGGGGAGAGTCGAAGCTACATACATGTTCTACTCGGAAAATGACAGGCCATCGTCGGAGGCCCCGGTGTGTGTTTGAGCTCGCCTCCTCGTGCAAATATTTCGCGCGGGCAAACACTCGCGATGACGGATCATGCCCTCCTAGAAGAGAGGCGGACGGGAAGAAGGTGCTCGTACCCGCCAACaacgggatttcctcctgaattTTACGTAATCTCGCGAACAAAGAGTCTCGCGCTCCCCTGCGGGTTGCTCGTCGAGAATTAGAGTAGGCACGATAAATCACCGTTTCATTAAAGGATCATTGACGCGTTATCGCGTCACGGGTACCGTCCCCTGCGTCGCGATCAGATTCCACTGTAGCGAGGGAATACGACGCCTGTAGGAAACGTTTCCCGGGTGCGTGGACAGGGAGCTGGCAATCGGTGTCGCAGGGGCAAGTAAATGAATTTTCGTGGGGCAGGATCGTCACGAATGGCGGTTTCGGGGTAGCCGATCGCTATCGCGGTTGACACCGACGTGGCCAGGTAGAATAGTAACTTTACGAGCGGCTCTTTGGGCGAAAAGACGGCTACCCCTGCGCCTTTCTGCCTTCTACCTGTTGGCACAGGTAGCGGGCTCCTGGTCCACGGTTTACCTAAGCCCGGTTTATCGTGGTCGTCTCGCGCCTCCCCGGACGTGACGAAATTGTAGAGATCCTGCTTTCCGTGGTCCCCGGACGTGCACTCGCATCGCGCGCAGGAAAGCACGGGGTACGAATGGTCTGATTAACGAATCCGAGACGGtgctcggtgggtcgtaggacAGTTGCACGACAGAGAGTGCACTTTAATCGTATAATCTCGCGATGGAGATCGGGGAGCAAAGTCGGAGGAAGGTTGAAACGCGAGTAATTTAATAGAGCGATCGATAGGTCTCGTCAAGcttaatttcattttctaacGGGCCGAGCTGCTTGCCAGGGACATTCATGATAATTAGCCTGAATTTCGAGTTCCGCCTGAGAGCCAGCCGTCCATTCGTGGCCGAGGTGCTAGACGCGAGAAAACGGATCCTCGACTTTTGTCTCTGGCACCGCACATCTTCCCTAGGATCTGTCTTATAATACTTGAACCGTTAGAAGAAAACGATCGCGGGTAGAGTAGACAGAGCAGACGGAGTTAGACAGAGGAACCGCGGCTGGCCCTCGTTTTCCCCGTTGCTCTTTCTCGCGCAGCCAAAGCTGCGCGTTCTCGAGAGGCAATCTCCACTGTCGTTCGCGAGAGGACTCGACCGATTAATTATGATCCCTGGTATTATTAGAGGCTCGCTTATCGGATGGAGCGCGCGAGCGTGTGTGTAGTCGCGCGTCGAAAGTCTGTCGTTAGATACGCCGCGGTGTAGAGACCGTTGCGCGCACATTGCCGCGCGTAATTGCATCGTGAAAGTGTTACAAAGCGATTCTCGTCGGCCCCGTGGAAATGCGTCGCTCGATCGAGCggcccgccgcgccgcggccgtgCCGGCAGACCTGTGGAAATAGTGAAAGTAGTGCAACCACCTGGCTCGTCCTTTGAAAACCACTTGTGCCCACCGTACACCTTTGCCCGGTGCGCGctctcgtttctttctcgcGCGATCGAGTTACCCCTAACGGAGGATCTCCAACTCTTTTCGTCCCTGTCTACCTGCGTTCTCCCCGATCGAGAACGCCGCGGCCTCCCCTCGTCTGCTTCGTCTGTCGTGCAACCTATTAGCGCGATAGACGCGCGCGGAGGTCTGGTTCAATCGGAGCGGAAGCTGGAAGCTGGAAAGTGGCTTGGCCCCCTAAACGCATCCCGCGACCCAAAGCGCAGTCAGGACGTTGCCGAAATTTCGGGACCCAGCCTCCTGACTGGCGACGGGGCCGATTCGAATCTCGTTTTACGTTTCCAACGATGGCGACAGGTCTCTCTGCTCCCGCGCTAATCTCGAGGCTCATCTAGGATCTAGGGTTACCTGGCCCCAGCATCTACAAGTACTTAGGCCCGCCGTGTCCACGCTCATCTCCTCCgggatattattatattattcgcAAGGTCGCATTTTGACCCGACCCGACCGGAGATGCCAAGACAGATATCGCCCCGATAAGATCGCCATTTCCGTGCCGCCAGCGCGCCGTGGAAATTCAATTTGCAGCCGGAGCCCCGTTTTTCCTCAACTCCCCCTGCCCGTGCAGTTAGGGAGATCGATGGCATGCTCGTGTTCGAAAGTTTCGATTCCATTACACACGCCGGTTGTGTTCTTCTCCGTCTTACCGCTCGCGGTGGACGCCGTGACATTTTCCTTAACAAATTGTTGAGCTAGCTGGCACACGTGTAAGCTCGCTACCGGAATCCTTAATGAGCCCCGCTGATTTCCATACTTTCgacgattcgattcgattccaCGCGGAGAAGGCGGAATTAATAATTGCGCGGCGTTGAATTAATAATGCCCCGATCGCGCTCCGGGGCGTACCGCGGGCCCGGAGACTTTCATTTGTCGCCGCGAACATATTTAGCCGCGATACCATCTCGAAATTCGAATATATACCGTTCGAAACTCTCCCGGCCGGCGAAGAAAAGTGCTGGTCGTTGGGAGAGACGTTCCTTGATGCGTATCAAATTTCACTCGCGCAATGCCcgggagagaagaaaaaaatacacGCGCGCGCTCTGTGGGCTGGGCATTATTAAATCCGTAAGAAAAAGGTAAAGCACCTACCGCGAGGAACGGCGTTGCGCAATTTCATTTACATAGGATTTTTATTTCGCTGTCGAGAAGCGATTGCATGAATTTTTACGCTCGGGGCCTGTCGTATCGTTTCTGAAAAAATCACCGGCACTGCCTCGAGCGTGATGCCAACGTCGAATCCACGATGTCTGCGTATCGGGCCGCGATCGGCCATAATCGAGAGAGTAGGTACCTGTGACACAACCGCGGTAATAATTAGCCGCGTTACAATGCACGTCGTACGTGTGCATTGCGAAACGTTGATCGCACATAATCGCGCGGATACAGGGTGAAAGGTCTTTTGACCCAGTTATCTATCAGACTCTCCAGCTCGAGGAAAACTTATCGGTCGTTTAAATTTAGAGGGGACAGGGAAGACCGACACGCGACTAGTTGCAAATTTATGGCAAGCTTTAACCAGGGAATTGATCGTTAATCGTTGTCTGCGGAACATTGAAAGTCTCCTTCGGATCGATAAGTGGATGAAAATCCAGTTTCGCCCCAGTTAGCGCGAGGCGGTCGTTTTTTGCCGGGGAAAAACCTATCGCGACAGCCTCGCATAAATTAGAATGCAGTCGCATCGATGAAGCCATAGAGAATTTATTACGATGCTATCGCGGGCACGTCGGCGTTTCTCTCTTTACCTGGTTCCATCGATAAAGGAGTCGATTAAAATCTCCTCGGTCGATTAAGACCTGTGTCGCCTGATCGCGGCCCCGCTCAACGGAGAGAACGTCCCCAACAGGGGCCGGGAATTATCCTCCTTTTTTTCGGCTCATGAATTTTCCTGCGCCAGTGTAAACGGCGATTCATTGTGTCCACGTGGCTGTGAGCTCTAGCTAAACGATCGGCCACGTGTTCCTTTAGTGCGCGATCGGGCTTGTCGATCACAAAG
Above is a genomic segment from Andrena cerasifolii isolate SP2316 chromosome 12, iyAndCera1_principal, whole genome shotgun sequence containing:
- the LOC143375332 gene encoding zinc finger protein 346 isoform X6 is translated as MCLVSPVDHCHRRYPLLNTTCFRAVVLRTTVCNTGLECFLPPPPPPPPPVATSKSNDVLNRTEHQQPEQPIKTEPTTTNSSTSEIAANLTTAQAPVASFPSLPVPTPYIMHPTMQPHTPGQPATPWWIPTDADTSELYARWYNTTYKAAAATVTSPTLQVPGKAKSKHHKRKSEFIDPAQDAEKVASAQRELSALMKPLKCDLCNAVMNSTLQAKLHYDGKPHQKKVSMFLNQSVKKLKTEDGQVTSTTTDWQNYCDICKTWFTSQTDATQHYAGKKHIRAANGGRRARPSKKSQNQSQYSQLDPSGRFGIGLAFQPEVQSTPAQPVVPEGTASVPTPATGPIYTPPPYPTPLRCDLCGVSANRQDQLETHKRGARHLRMLRLNGLPVPEAGD
- the LOC143375332 gene encoding uncharacterized protein LOC143375332 isoform X1; amino-acid sequence: MCLVSPVDHCHRRYPLLNTTCFRAVVLRTTVCNTGLECFLPPPPPPPPPVATSKSNDVLNRTEHQQPEQPIKTEPTTTNSSTSEIAANLTTAQAPVASFPSLPVPTPYIMHPTMQPHTPGQPATPWWIPTDADTSELYARWYNTTYKAAAATVTSPTLQVPGKAKSKHHKRKSEFIDPAQDAEKVASAQRELSALMKPLKCDLCNAVMNSTLQAKLHYDGKPHQKKVSMFLNQSVKKLKTEDGQVTSTTTDWQNYCDICKTWFTSQTDATQHYAGKKHIRAANGGRRARPSKKSQNQSQYSQLDPSGRFGIGLAFQPEVQSTPAQPVVPEGTASVPTPATGPIYTPPPYPTPLRCDLCGVSANRQDQLETHKRGARHLRMLRLNGLPVPEAATENDTAPTTPGPIDYSIYRTPSGQYYCAPCNLSLNSESTFAQHVESKKHKNQSNPKSPSNSVVVSKKARFKKK
- the LOC143375332 gene encoding zinc finger protein 346 isoform X2, with the translated sequence MCLVSPVDHCHRRYPLLNTTCFRAVGLECFLPPPPPPPPPVATSKSNDVLNRTEHQQPEQPIKTEPTTTNSSTSEIAANLTTAQAPVASFPSLPVPTPYIMHPTMQPHTPGQPATPWWIPTDADTSELYARWYNTTYKAAAATVTSPTLQVPGKAKSKHHKRKSEFIDPAQDAEKVASAQRELSALMKPLKCDLCNAVMNSTLQAKLHYDGKPHQKKVSMFLNQSVKKLKTEDGQVTSTTTDWQNYCDICKTWFTSQTDATQHYAGKKHIRAANGGRRARPSKKSQNQSQYSQLDPSGRFGIGLAFQPEVQSTPAQPVVPEGTASVPTPATGPIYTPPPYPTPLRCDLCGVSANRQDQLETHKRGARHLRMLRLNGLPVPEAATENDTAPTTPGPIDYSIYRTPSGQYYCAPCNLSLNSESTFAQHVESKKHKNQSNPKSPSNSVVVSKKARFKKK
- the LOC143375332 gene encoding zinc finger protein 346 isoform X5, with translation MFQSFLRTTVCNTGLECFLPPPPPPPPPVATSKSNDVLNRTEHQQPEQPIKTEPTTTNSSTSEIAANLTTAQAPVASFPSLPVPTPYIMHPTMQPHTPGQPATPWWIPTDADTSELYARWYNTTYKAAAATVTSPTLQVPGKAKSKHHKRKSEFIDPAQDAEKVASAQRELSALMKPLKCDLCNAVMNSTLQAKLHYDGKPHQKKVSMFLNQSVKKLKTEDGQVTSTTTDWQNYCDICKTWFTSQTDATQHYAGKKHIRAANGGRRARPSKKSQNQSQYSQLDPSGRFGIGLAFQPEVQSTPAQPVVPEGTASVPTPATGPIYTPPPYPTPLRCDLCGVSANRQDQLETHKRGARHLRMLRLNGLPVPEAATENDTAPTTPGPIDYSIYRTPSGQYYCAPCNLSLNSESTFAQHVESKKHKNQSNPKSPSNSVVVSKKARFKKK
- the LOC143375332 gene encoding zinc finger protein 346 isoform X3, giving the protein MSSAKIIENPEIPVLRTTVCNTGLECFLPPPPPPPPPVATSKSNDVLNRTEHQQPEQPIKTEPTTTNSSTSEIAANLTTAQAPVASFPSLPVPTPYIMHPTMQPHTPGQPATPWWIPTDADTSELYARWYNTTYKAAAATVTSPTLQVPGKAKSKHHKRKSEFIDPAQDAEKVASAQRELSALMKPLKCDLCNAVMNSTLQAKLHYDGKPHQKKVSMFLNQSVKKLKTEDGQVTSTTTDWQNYCDICKTWFTSQTDATQHYAGKKHIRAANGGRRARPSKKSQNQSQYSQLDPSGRFGIGLAFQPEVQSTPAQPVVPEGTASVPTPATGPIYTPPPYPTPLRCDLCGVSANRQDQLETHKRGARHLRMLRLNGLPVPEAATENDTAPTTPGPIDYSIYRTPSGQYYCAPCNLSLNSESTFAQHVESKKHKNQSNPKSPSNSVVVSKKARFKKK